A stretch of Microbulbifer bruguierae DNA encodes these proteins:
- the argF gene encoding ornithine carbamoyltransferase: protein MAVRHFLTLLDLSRDELRAVIERAIELKALRNQGVSSEPFRNKVLGMIFEKSSTRTRVSFEAGMAQLGGSALFLSPRDTQLGRGEPIEDSARVISRMVDMVMIRTFGHNVLERFAEYSKVPVINALSDSYHPCQLLADLQTYVEHRGSPEGKVVAWVGDGNNMCHSYINAARQYDFELRIACPEGYDPDESIVAGDRVSIVRKPVDAVRGADWVATDVWASMGQETEQQIRIKAFDGFLVDHELMSHANSDAIFMHCLPAHRGEEVSGELLEDDAISVVWDEAENRLHAQKALMEFLLDNSN from the coding sequence ATGGCAGTCAGACATTTTCTCACCCTCCTCGACCTGAGCCGGGACGAACTGCGCGCGGTGATCGAGCGCGCCATCGAACTCAAGGCACTACGTAACCAGGGCGTTTCCAGCGAGCCGTTCCGCAACAAGGTGCTGGGGATGATCTTCGAGAAATCCTCCACCCGCACCCGGGTCTCGTTCGAGGCCGGCATGGCGCAATTGGGCGGCAGCGCCCTGTTCCTGTCCCCGCGGGATACCCAGCTCGGCCGCGGCGAGCCTATTGAAGACAGCGCGCGGGTCATCTCGCGCATGGTGGACATGGTGATGATCCGCACCTTCGGCCACAACGTGCTGGAGCGCTTTGCCGAATACAGCAAGGTACCGGTGATCAACGCCCTGTCCGACAGTTACCACCCCTGCCAGCTGCTGGCGGATCTGCAGACCTATGTGGAACACCGCGGCAGCCCCGAGGGTAAAGTGGTGGCCTGGGTGGGCGACGGCAACAATATGTGCCACTCCTATATCAACGCCGCACGCCAGTACGACTTTGAACTGCGCATTGCCTGCCCCGAAGGCTACGACCCGGACGAAAGCATTGTCGCCGGCGATCGCGTATCCATCGTGCGCAAACCGGTAGACGCCGTGCGCGGCGCGGACTGGGTTGCCACGGACGTATGGGCCTCCATGGGTCAGGAAACCGAGCAGCAGATTCGCATCAAGGCGTTCGACGGCTTCCTGGTAGACCACGAGCTGATGAGCCACGCCAACAGCGATGCGATTTTCATGCACTGCCTGCCCGCCCACCGCGGCGAGGAAGTCAGTGGTGAGCTGCTGGAGGACGACGCCATCTCCGTGGTGTGGGACGAAGCCGAAAACCGCCTGCACGCGCAGAAGGCACTGATGGAATTCCTGCTGGACAACAGCAACTGA
- the grxD gene encoding Grx4 family monothiol glutaredoxin, with product MDTLENIKQQIADNDILLYMKGSPNAPQCGFSMRASQAIMACGQRFAYVDILANPDIRQELPKYANWPTFPQLWVKGELIGGCDIIMEMYESGELKTLIEEATKGAEQGE from the coding sequence ATGGATACTCTGGAGAACATCAAACAGCAGATCGCCGACAACGACATTCTGCTTTATATGAAGGGCAGCCCCAATGCGCCCCAGTGTGGTTTTTCCATGCGCGCATCCCAGGCGATCATGGCCTGTGGCCAGCGATTTGCCTATGTGGACATTCTGGCAAACCCGGATATCCGTCAGGAACTGCCGAAGTACGCCAACTGGCCGACCTTCCCGCAGCTGTGGGTCAAGGGCGAGCTGATCGGCGGTTGCGACATCATCATGGAGATGTATGAGAGCGGCGAACTGAAGACGTTGATTGAAGAAGCGACCAAGGGAGCCGAGCAGGGCGAGTAA
- a CDS encoding peroxiredoxin — MAVLVGKPAPDFTAAAVLGSGEIVDTFTLAEAIKGKKAVIFFYPLDFTFVCPSELIAFDHRFEEFQKRGVEVIGVSIDSQFSHNAWRNTAINDGGIGPVKYTLVADVKHEICQAYDVESEGGVAFRGSFLIDEEGVVRHQVVNDLPLGRNVDEMLRMVDALAFHQEHGEVCPAGWQEGDKGMNASPEGVAAYLSENSGKL, encoded by the coding sequence ATGGCCGTATTAGTAGGCAAGCCCGCTCCTGATTTCACTGCAGCTGCTGTTCTGGGTAGTGGCGAAATCGTTGACACTTTCACCCTGGCAGAAGCCATCAAGGGCAAGAAAGCGGTTATCTTCTTCTACCCGCTGGACTTCACCTTTGTATGTCCTTCCGAGCTGATCGCTTTTGATCACCGCTTCGAAGAGTTCCAGAAGCGTGGCGTTGAGGTAATCGGTGTTTCCATCGACTCCCAGTTCTCCCACAACGCATGGCGTAACACCGCTATCAACGATGGCGGCATTGGCCCGGTTAAGTACACTCTGGTTGCTGACGTTAAGCACGAAATCTGCCAGGCCTACGACGTTGAGTCTGAAGGCGGCGTTGCTTTCCGTGGTTCTTTCCTGATCGACGAAGAAGGCGTTGTACGTCACCAGGTCGTTAACGATCTGCCGCTGGGCCGTAACGTTGACGAAATGCTGCGCATGGTAGACGCGCTGGCGTTCCACCAGGAGCACGGTGAAGTTTGCCCGGCTGGCTGGCAGGAAGGTGACAAAGGCATGAACGCTTCTCCGGAAGGCGTTGCTGCTTACCTGAGCGAGAACTCCGGCAAGCTGTAA
- a CDS encoding DUF2254 domain-containing protein, which translates to MKQRLLHLSERLRASFWLVPAVMMAAAILLAHGLLLLDQHLTVDHLPGLRWLKLRDPESARALLSIIAGSTITVAGTVFSITTVALTLAANQFGPHLVRNFIRDRGTQISLGIFLSTFVYALMVMRGIQSSQINGSEGNQSLAVSMALLLTLLCIAYLIYFIHNVAQSIQVDNITFHINREFRSALQQIYPTEESRDPRNSRVDIRDLNLGDDYLWVNTRSSGYVQLIDREKLRRWATDNDCCIHLECHPGTFLNHWSGMARVFDPPRTIDSETIAEAVRSAITVGAQPTAEQDIIFSIRQLAQIAVRALSPGINDPFTAYSCIDRLIDGIGVVLQRPPLPNCFHDHQQRLRLVTTELDFADVLAAALDEIREYGSQSAVVLHHLLDALQQLAEICSREEDRRALKYCVERLAEDCEKQIDDKYDTTTIQKKINHLRTQLLP; encoded by the coding sequence ATGAAACAGCGGCTGCTGCACCTGTCCGAACGTCTGCGCGCCAGCTTCTGGCTGGTGCCGGCAGTAATGATGGCAGCCGCCATTTTACTGGCTCACGGATTGCTGCTGCTTGATCAGCACCTGACCGTGGATCACCTTCCCGGCTTGCGCTGGCTGAAACTGCGCGACCCGGAGAGCGCGCGCGCCCTGCTCTCGATCATCGCCGGCAGCACCATTACCGTGGCCGGCACCGTCTTTTCCATTACCACCGTGGCGCTGACCCTGGCCGCCAACCAGTTCGGCCCCCACCTGGTGCGCAATTTTATCCGCGACCGCGGCACCCAGATTTCCCTGGGTATTTTCCTCTCTACCTTTGTATACGCCCTGATGGTTATGCGCGGCATCCAGAGCAGCCAGATTAACGGCAGCGAAGGAAACCAGAGCCTGGCAGTGAGCATGGCACTGCTGCTGACACTGCTCTGTATCGCCTACCTGATTTATTTCATTCACAACGTGGCTCAGTCCATCCAGGTGGACAACATCACCTTTCACATCAATCGGGAATTCCGCAGTGCCCTGCAGCAGATCTATCCAACCGAAGAAAGCCGCGACCCGCGCAACAGCCGTGTTGACATTCGCGACCTCAATCTCGGTGACGACTACTTGTGGGTAAACACCCGCAGTAGCGGCTATGTGCAATTGATCGACCGGGAAAAGCTGCGGCGATGGGCCACGGATAACGATTGCTGTATCCACCTCGAATGTCACCCCGGCACCTTTCTCAATCACTGGAGTGGCATGGCCCGCGTGTTTGATCCCCCACGCACCATCGATAGCGAGACAATCGCCGAGGCAGTGCGCAGTGCCATCACCGTCGGCGCCCAACCCACCGCAGAACAGGACATCATCTTTTCCATTCGCCAGCTCGCCCAGATTGCCGTGCGCGCGCTCTCCCCCGGAATCAACGACCCCTTCACCGCCTACTCCTGTATCGATCGCTTGATCGATGGTATCGGTGTAGTGCTGCAACGCCCGCCACTGCCCAACTGCTTTCACGACCACCAGCAGCGCCTGCGCCTGGTAACCACCGAACTGGACTTCGCCGATGTACTGGCCGCGGCACTGGATGAAATACGCGAGTACGGCAGCCAAAGCGCCGTGGTGCTGCACCACCTGCTGGATGCACTGCAGCAACTGGCGGAAATCTGCAGCCGCGAGGAAGACAGGCGCGCACTGAAATACTGTGTCGAACGCCTGGCGGAAGACTGTGAAAAACAGATCGACGACAAATACGACACCACAACCATCCAGAAAAAAATCAATCACCTGCGCACCCAGCTCCTGCCCTAG
- the bfr gene encoding bacterioferritin, which translates to MKGDPKVIEHLNKALGNELIAINQYFLHSRMFKDWGLKELADKEYHESIDEMKHADWLIERILFLEGIPNLQHLGKLLIGENTEEMLKCDLKLEQKAIPDLRDGIAYCESVRDYGSRELLEKILESEEEHVDWLETQLGLIDKVGLQNYLQTQMARASEE; encoded by the coding sequence ATGAAAGGCGATCCCAAGGTTATCGAACATTTGAACAAGGCACTGGGCAATGAGCTAATCGCCATCAACCAGTATTTCCTGCACTCGCGTATGTTCAAAGACTGGGGCCTGAAGGAACTGGCAGACAAGGAATACCACGAGTCCATCGACGAAATGAAACACGCCGACTGGCTGATCGAGCGGATTCTGTTTCTCGAGGGCATTCCCAACCTGCAACACTTGGGCAAGCTGCTGATCGGTGAAAACACCGAGGAAATGCTCAAGTGCGATCTCAAGCTGGAGCAGAAAGCCATTCCCGACCTGCGCGATGGCATCGCTTACTGCGAATCCGTGCGCGACTACGGCAGTCGCGAACTGCTGGAGAAAATTCTCGAGTCTGAAGAAGAGCACGTGGACTGGCTGGAAACCCAGCTGGGCCTGATCGACAAGGTCGGCCTGCAGAATTACCTGCAAACCCAGATGGCCCGCGCTTCCGAAGAGTAA
- a CDS encoding bacterioferritin-associated ferredoxin has protein sequence MYICICKGITDSQIKEAVYDGSTSVKALRRHLGVSSQCGRCAELTQEIIDETMAGGVMATANSALFYSAG, from the coding sequence ATGTACATATGTATCTGTAAAGGTATCACCGACAGCCAGATCAAAGAGGCCGTATACGACGGCTCTACCTCGGTAAAGGCTTTGCGTCGCCATCTGGGCGTATCTTCCCAGTGCGGCCGCTGTGCCGAGCTGACCCAGGAGATCATCGACGAAACCATGGCCGGCGGCGTTATGGCCACCGCCAACAGCGCCCTGTTCTATTCCGCCGGCTGA
- a CDS encoding aspartate aminotransferase family protein, translating into MANPALMQNYGNRTLTLVRGEGNYVWDDADRRYLDALSGIAVCGLGHCHPAVTAAIQDQASTLLHTSNLYNLLPQEKLAEQLVALSGMDNVFFSNSGAEANEAAIKLARKLGNERGLACPKIIVTEGAFHGRTLATLTATGNPKVQQGFAPLPEGFLRVPYNDVKAIEKLAAEHSDIVAILVEPVQGEGGIRIPDADYLPRLRTLCDQQDWFLMLDEIQTANGRSGKLFAYQHCPGLLPDVVTTAKGLGNGVPIGACLARGKAAQLFTAGTHGSTFGGNPLACRAALAVLETLQGEQLIERATELGSQLLDQLQRELAGCPHVKEIRGLGLLIGIELDRPCGDLVELARNQGLLINVTAGNVVRLLPPLTLTDAECQQIATGVAGLIRDFAQQAA; encoded by the coding sequence GTGGCCAATCCCGCACTGATGCAAAACTACGGTAACAGAACCCTGACCCTGGTCAGAGGTGAAGGCAATTACGTGTGGGACGATGCAGACCGACGCTATCTCGACGCTCTCTCCGGAATTGCCGTGTGCGGCCTCGGACACTGCCACCCGGCGGTCACCGCTGCCATCCAGGATCAGGCCAGCACCCTGTTGCACACCTCCAACCTGTACAACCTGCTGCCCCAGGAGAAACTGGCGGAACAGCTGGTCGCGCTGTCGGGTATGGACAATGTGTTCTTTTCCAATTCCGGTGCCGAGGCCAACGAGGCCGCGATCAAACTGGCACGCAAGCTCGGCAACGAGCGCGGTCTCGCCTGCCCCAAAATTATTGTGACCGAAGGCGCGTTCCACGGCCGCACCCTGGCCACCCTCACTGCCACCGGCAACCCCAAGGTGCAGCAAGGCTTCGCACCGCTGCCAGAAGGTTTCCTGCGGGTTCCTTATAACGATGTGAAGGCGATCGAGAAGCTCGCCGCCGAGCACAGCGACATCGTCGCGATTCTGGTGGAGCCGGTGCAGGGCGAAGGCGGTATCCGCATTCCCGACGCCGATTATCTTCCCAGACTGCGCACCCTGTGCGATCAGCAGGACTGGTTCCTGATGCTGGACGAAATCCAGACCGCCAACGGCCGCAGCGGCAAACTGTTCGCCTACCAGCACTGCCCGGGCCTGTTGCCGGACGTGGTCACCACCGCCAAGGGGCTCGGCAACGGTGTTCCCATCGGCGCCTGCCTCGCCCGCGGCAAGGCGGCCCAGCTGTTTACCGCCGGTACACACGGCTCCACCTTCGGTGGCAACCCGCTGGCCTGCCGCGCAGCGCTCGCGGTCCTGGAAACCCTGCAGGGCGAACAGCTGATCGAACGGGCCACGGAACTCGGCAGCCAGTTACTGGACCAGCTGCAACGCGAACTGGCAGGCTGTCCCCATGTAAAAGAGATCCGCGGTCTCGGACTGTTGATCGGCATCGAGCTGGATCGCCCCTGCGGCGACCTGGTGGAACTGGCCCGCAACCAGGGCCTGCTGATCAACGTCACCGCCGGCAATGTGGTGCGCCTGTTGCCGCCACTCACCCTGACCGATGCGGAGTGTCAGCAGATCGCCACCGGCGTCGCCGGCCTGATTCGCGACTTCGCCCAACAGGCCGCCTGA
- a CDS encoding DUF4389 domain-containing protein encodes MSNEELKQNLTSPNQWIRLIYMVLFAVLLEVAAFVMLAVVIAQFLFAIVSGSANDNLRRLGDQIASYIYQTLQFLIYNSEEKPFPFSEWPESEEEDLSSYESAEEVDGEIISADLNPEDDVAEAEAELLEPERPPQPAAKAEGNTESAIEPAPEVDLKEEPAQETSADLGETQETPKETKPRANRKSKKSRKTAEAEEETVIELGADSAVESTETVRGESSTEKSTGDK; translated from the coding sequence ATGAGCAATGAAGAATTGAAACAAAACCTGACCTCGCCCAACCAGTGGATCCGTCTGATCTACATGGTGCTGTTTGCCGTACTGCTGGAAGTCGCCGCCTTTGTGATGCTGGCAGTTGTTATTGCCCAATTCCTGTTTGCGATAGTCAGCGGCAGTGCCAACGACAATCTACGCCGGCTGGGTGACCAGATTGCCTCCTACATCTATCAGACCCTCCAGTTCCTGATCTACAACTCCGAAGAGAAGCCTTTTCCCTTTTCCGAGTGGCCGGAATCGGAAGAGGAAGACCTTTCCTCCTATGAAAGTGCCGAGGAAGTGGATGGCGAGATTATCAGCGCCGACCTGAACCCGGAAGACGATGTGGCTGAGGCGGAAGCGGAGCTGCTGGAACCCGAGCGTCCGCCACAGCCGGCTGCGAAAGCCGAAGGCAACACCGAATCCGCCATCGAGCCCGCGCCGGAAGTCGATTTAAAAGAGGAACCGGCCCAGGAAACCTCTGCAGATCTAGGTGAGACGCAGGAAACACCAAAAGAGACCAAGCCCAGAGCGAACCGGAAATCCAAAAAATCCCGCAAAACCGCTGAGGCGGAAGAGGAAACCGTTATCGAGCTGGGCGCAGATAGTGCCGTCGAAAGTACAGAAACCGTGCGCGGTGAAAGTTCTACCGAAAAAAGTACCGGCGATAAATAA
- a CDS encoding NAD(P)H-dependent glycerol-3-phosphate dehydrogenase, whose product MTQRDVPSSAPESRYSIAILGGGSFGTAIANIVAGNGHDTRQWMRDPERAAACMAQRENQYYLPGVALHPDLLVTSDLEQAVRGCQIVFVAIPSQSFREVVHRTAPLLAPDTMLISLTKGVEHDSFHLMSDILREETDGMRVGVLSGPNFAKEIVAGHYTATVIASEDEALCSSIQKVLHSETFRVYSSNDVFGVELAGALKNIYAIVTGMAVALGRGQNTTSLLITRALAEMMRFAEAVGADPMTFIGLAGVGDLILTCSSDLSRNYRVGYLVGKGKKLDQAVAEIGQVAEGVNTVRLIKAKADELDVYMPLVSAIHAILFEGTAIPEVIRELMSGAQTFDVAYSAKP is encoded by the coding sequence ATGACCCAGAGAGACGTACCCTCGAGCGCCCCTGAATCCCGTTATTCCATCGCCATTCTCGGTGGCGGTAGTTTTGGCACCGCGATTGCCAATATCGTTGCCGGCAATGGCCACGATACCCGCCAGTGGATGCGCGATCCCGAGCGCGCCGCCGCCTGCATGGCGCAGCGGGAAAACCAGTACTACCTGCCCGGTGTTGCCCTGCACCCGGATCTGCTGGTGACCAGCGACCTGGAGCAGGCGGTGCGCGGTTGCCAGATCGTGTTTGTCGCCATCCCCAGTCAGTCGTTTCGCGAAGTGGTGCACCGTACCGCCCCTCTATTGGCGCCAGACACCATGCTTATCTCGCTTACCAAGGGCGTGGAGCACGACAGTTTCCACCTGATGAGCGATATCCTGCGGGAAGAAACCGACGGGATGCGCGTGGGGGTGCTGAGCGGCCCCAACTTTGCGAAAGAAATCGTCGCCGGTCACTACACCGCGACCGTTATCGCCAGCGAAGACGAGGCGCTCTGCAGCTCCATTCAGAAAGTGCTGCACTCTGAGACCTTCCGGGTTTACTCCAGTAACGATGTCTTTGGTGTGGAGCTGGCCGGGGCACTCAAGAATATCTATGCCATTGTCACTGGTATGGCGGTGGCGTTGGGGCGGGGACAGAACACCACCAGCCTGCTGATCACCCGTGCGCTGGCGGAGATGATGCGCTTCGCGGAAGCGGTGGGTGCGGACCCCATGACGTTTATCGGTCTTGCCGGTGTCGGTGACCTGATTCTGACCTGCTCCTCGGATCTCAGCCGCAATTACCGGGTGGGTTATCTGGTGGGCAAGGGCAAGAAGCTGGACCAGGCAGTGGCGGAAATTGGCCAGGTTGCGGAGGGGGTGAACACCGTTCGTCTCATCAAGGCCAAAGCTGATGAATTGGACGTCTACATGCCCTTGGTTTCTGCGATTCACGCCATATTATTCGAAGGTACCGCGATCCCTGAGGTAATTCGCGAACTGATGTCCGGGGCGCAGACGTTTGACGTGGCCTACTCGGCCAAGCCCTGA
- a CDS encoding DUF4389 domain-containing protein, with translation MNNETLKRNLTSGDHWLRLLFMVLFVFLLEVAGVVILATIALQFLFAIISGSPNDNLRRLGNQIASYIYQTLQFLIYNTEEKPFPFSEWPES, from the coding sequence ATGAATAATGAAACCCTCAAACGCAATCTGACCTCAGGCGACCACTGGCTGCGCCTGCTATTTATGGTTTTGTTTGTGTTTCTGCTCGAAGTGGCCGGTGTGGTAATACTGGCGACCATCGCACTGCAGTTTCTTTTTGCGATTATTTCTGGCAGCCCTAACGACAATCTGCGCCGGCTCGGCAACCAGATTGCATCCTATATTTACCAAACCCTGCAGTTTCTGATTTACAACACGGAAGAGAAGCCGTTTCCATTTTCGGAATGGCCAGAGTCCTGA
- a CDS encoding serine hydrolase domain-containing protein translates to MIQGFSNSIRSRISGLVLAVSAALLLGSAAVADTGGSERIGKSIRDGGKVISKSVDASAKEFDRYFRQLLEQQGIPGAAYVIVDHDQVVAMDTYGVRVKGKHEKVTSHTVFRLASVSKTFAASMAAGLEHEQKFSWGDKVVRYVPELTFKTPALSMQLQVQHLLSHSSGLPPNAYDNYLEDNRPLSKILPMFSTIDPYCTPGKCYGYQNVLFSLIEDVIQKATGVPYGRQLKERFFAPLNMEDASLGWESFMATSNRAAPHVQTGKGWRPVKVEKEYYLAAPAAGVNASISDMAQWLKAQMGYYPEVLSHAVIEDVTTERVETRRHMRHRIWRDYIDHAGYGLGWRLYTVGDDRIIFHGGWVAGFRAAIAYSEKRKVGIVILMNAESRVISDLTGNFIADITGRGQLVQAIAAAAKK, encoded by the coding sequence GTGATTCAAGGTTTTTCCAACAGTATTCGCAGCAGGATTTCCGGACTGGTTCTGGCAGTTTCGGCAGCGCTGCTGCTCGGCAGTGCAGCAGTGGCGGATACCGGCGGTTCGGAGCGCATCGGAAAAAGCATTCGCGACGGCGGCAAGGTAATCAGCAAGAGTGTCGATGCCAGCGCCAAGGAATTTGATCGCTATTTTCGCCAGCTGCTGGAGCAGCAGGGAATTCCGGGTGCGGCGTATGTCATCGTCGACCACGACCAGGTCGTGGCGATGGACACCTATGGCGTGCGGGTGAAGGGCAAGCACGAAAAGGTCACCTCTCATACCGTGTTCCGCCTGGCTTCAGTGTCCAAGACCTTTGCCGCCAGTATGGCGGCGGGGCTCGAGCACGAGCAGAAGTTCAGCTGGGGCGACAAGGTGGTGCGCTATGTGCCGGAGCTCACTTTCAAGACTCCGGCGCTGTCCATGCAGCTGCAGGTGCAGCATCTGTTGAGTCACTCTTCCGGCCTGCCCCCGAATGCCTATGACAATTATCTGGAAGACAATCGGCCTCTGTCGAAAATTCTGCCGATGTTTTCCACCATCGACCCCTACTGCACGCCTGGCAAGTGCTACGGCTACCAGAATGTGCTGTTCAGCCTGATCGAAGACGTTATCCAGAAGGCGACCGGTGTGCCCTACGGTCGGCAATTGAAAGAGCGCTTCTTTGCCCCCCTGAACATGGAGGATGCCTCCCTCGGCTGGGAAAGCTTTATGGCAACCAGCAACCGCGCCGCGCCCCATGTGCAGACAGGCAAGGGCTGGCGTCCGGTAAAGGTTGAGAAGGAGTATTACCTGGCGGCACCGGCCGCGGGGGTGAATGCCAGTATCAGCGACATGGCCCAGTGGCTGAAGGCGCAGATGGGCTACTACCCGGAAGTGCTGTCTCATGCCGTGATCGAGGATGTCACCACCGAGCGGGTGGAGACCCGCCGCCATATGCGGCACCGTATCTGGCGCGATTATATCGACCACGCGGGCTACGGCCTTGGCTGGCGGCTTTACACCGTGGGGGATGACCGGATTATTTTCCATGGTGGCTGGGTGGCGGGGTTCCGCGCGGCGATTGCCTATTCCGAGAAGCGCAAGGTGGGCATCGTCATATTGATGAACGCTGAATCGCGGGTGATTTCCGATCTGACCGGCAATTTCATCGCCGATATCACCGGCCGGGGCCAGCTGGTACAGGCCATTGCCGCTGCGGCCAAAAAGTGA
- the htpG gene encoding molecular chaperone HtpG → MTVEAHKEKHGFQTEAKQLLHLMIHSLYSNKEIFLRELVSNASDAADKLRFEALSKPELLAEDPDLRIRIEFDKDAGTLTIADNGIGMSRDEVIENLGTIARSGTASFMQNLTGDQKKDAHLIGQFGVGFYSAFIVADKVDVFTRRAGSDASQGVHWECNGEADYSVESVEWPSRGTRVVLHLKDEAKEFADSWRLRSIIKKYSDHIAIPVEMLKEAMPTGEEGEDESAKAPEFEAVNAAQALWTRPRSELKSEEYKEFYKHISHDFDDPLTWSHNRVEGKLDYTSLLYIPARAPFDLYQRDAARGLKLYVQRTFIMDDAEQFLPLYLRFVKGVLDSNDLPLNVSREILQKDQNTDAIKSALTKRVLDMLDKLAKKDVDQYQTFWDLFGTVLKEGPAEDFSNKEKIAKLLRFATTHTDSAKQDQSLEDYVGRMKDGQKHIYYVCADNFATAKSSPYLEVFRKKGIEVLLLTDQVDEWFVGHMHEFDGKQFQDVAKGALDLGDAENDDDKAEREKVEKESGALVERVKEVLAERVEDVRATTRLVDSPACLVASEQDMGLQMRRILEQAGQKLPDAKPIFELNPGHPLVQRLDQEQDEDRFADLTNILLDQANLAAGNQLADPADYVRRLNALLLELNR, encoded by the coding sequence ATGACTGTAGAGGCGCATAAAGAAAAACACGGCTTCCAGACCGAGGCCAAGCAGCTGCTTCACCTGATGATCCACTCGCTTTACTCCAACAAGGAGATTTTCCTGCGCGAGCTGGTTTCCAATGCGTCGGACGCTGCGGACAAGCTGCGTTTTGAAGCCCTCTCCAAGCCGGAATTGCTGGCGGAAGATCCGGATCTGCGTATCCGCATCGAATTCGATAAAGATGCCGGCACCCTGACCATCGCCGATAACGGTATCGGCATGAGCCGCGACGAGGTGATCGAAAACCTGGGTACCATTGCCCGCTCTGGTACCGCCAGTTTCATGCAGAACCTGACCGGCGACCAGAAGAAGGATGCCCATTTGATTGGCCAGTTCGGTGTCGGTTTTTACTCCGCCTTTATCGTCGCCGACAAGGTGGACGTGTTTACCCGTCGTGCCGGTAGTGACGCCAGCCAGGGCGTGCACTGGGAGTGCAATGGCGAAGCGGATTACTCGGTGGAAAGTGTCGAGTGGCCGAGCCGCGGTACCCGCGTGGTGCTGCACCTGAAGGATGAGGCAAAAGAGTTTGCCGATAGCTGGCGCCTGCGCTCCATCATCAAGAAATACTCTGACCACATCGCTATTCCGGTAGAAATGCTGAAAGAGGCAATGCCTACTGGTGAAGAGGGTGAAGACGAGTCGGCGAAAGCGCCGGAGTTTGAGGCGGTCAACGCCGCGCAGGCACTGTGGACTCGTCCGCGTTCCGAGCTGAAGTCCGAGGAGTACAAGGAGTTCTACAAACACATCTCCCACGACTTTGACGACCCCCTTACCTGGAGTCACAACCGTGTTGAAGGCAAGCTGGATTACACCAGCTTGCTGTATATCCCTGCGCGCGCGCCCTTCGATTTGTACCAGCGCGATGCTGCCCGTGGACTCAAACTGTACGTGCAGCGCACCTTCATCATGGACGACGCCGAGCAGTTCCTGCCGCTGTACCTGCGCTTTGTAAAAGGGGTGCTGGACTCCAACGATCTGCCCCTGAACGTGTCCCGGGAGATTCTGCAGAAGGATCAGAATACCGACGCCATCAAGAGTGCGCTGACCAAGCGTGTACTGGACATGCTCGACAAGCTGGCGAAGAAGGACGTGGACCAGTATCAGACGTTCTGGGATCTGTTCGGCACGGTCTTGAAGGAAGGTCCGGCGGAAGATTTCAGCAACAAGGAAAAAATCGCCAAGTTGCTGCGTTTCGCCACCACCCATACCGACAGTGCCAAACAGGACCAGTCTCTGGAGGATTATGTCGGCCGCATGAAGGACGGGCAGAAGCACATCTATTATGTGTGTGCGGACAACTTTGCCACCGCCAAGTCCTCCCCTTATCTCGAAGTCTTCCGCAAGAAGGGGATCGAGGTGCTGCTGCTCACCGACCAGGTGGACGAGTGGTTCGTTGGTCATATGCACGAATTTGATGGCAAGCAGTTCCAGGATGTGGCCAAGGGCGCGCTGGACCTGGGTGATGCCGAGAACGACGACGACAAGGCCGAGCGTGAGAAGGTCGAGAAGGAGTCCGGCGCCCTGGTAGAGCGGGTGAAGGAAGTACTGGCGGAGCGCGTTGAGGATGTGCGCGCGACTACCCGCCTGGTGGATTCCCCAGCCTGTCTGGTCGCCAGCGAGCAGGATATGGGTCTGCAGATGCGCCGTATCCTCGAGCAGGCGGGACAGAAGTTGCCGGATGCCAAGCCCATCTTTGAGCTGAATCCCGGTCACCCGCTGGTGCAGCGACTGGATCAGGAGCAGGACGAGGACCGCTTCGCGGATCTCACCAACATCCTGCTGGATCAGGCCAACCTGGCTGCCGGCAATCAGCTGGCGGATCCCGCCGACTATGTGCGCCGCCTGAATGCCCTGCTGCTGGAACTCAACCGCTGA